A region of the Macrobrachium nipponense isolate FS-2020 chromosome 14, ASM1510439v2, whole genome shotgun sequence genome:
gattaaagcatctaaaaaggggatttggttaatgttttcccattctactttaaatttcatGCTCGGgatcaaggaatttaatttttgtagaaagacatctgCCCCAttcgcttttccagtatgttaagatgtttcaaaatactctgtatataagtttgcttatatatataagtttgctaacacaggctGCAGAATCCACCTCCTCAATGTTCCTGGCAGCCCAACCCACCTCTCCACTGTGCTTACATCCGGGCAGCCCAACCTGGGTTCCAACCGTCCCCATGCCTCTGCAGCCCAACCCGCCACCCCACCGTCCCTGTGTCAGAATGGGACAACCGCCTCCCCACCATCCCTGCACCCCAGCAGCCAAACCTTCCTCCCCACTGGCCCTGCACCCCAGAAACCCAACCCGCCCCCCGACCATCCCACGCTCTTCCAGCCAAACCCAACTCCCAACCGTCCCCAAGCCCAACACAAAGCCAAACCCGCATCCACACCATCCCCGCATCCCAGCGCCCTAGAAGCCAAACCCAACTCCCAACTGTCCCCAACAGCCTACCCACCTGACCTCCGTCCCTGCCCACGGTCCAGTAGCCCTACCCGCCTCCCCACCGTCCCTGCAGTCTGCAGCCCTACCCGCGTCCCCACCGTCTCCGTGGCCCTGCAGCCCTACCCTCAACGAGATGGGCAGATATTTTCCTTAacgtaaaggaaaggaaaattccGTTGAAATTTCCACAATTTCATACTTCAGAATAGTGATGTTTAACAAAGAAATGGTATCAGAGAAAGATCCCGGAGGTTCCCATGATGCTTTACAAGACGGCCTTCCTTGGCTCCGGCTGGAGTCTAGCAGctgcttcctttctttccttccacGGAAGAGCTCCTCCACTTTGCCCAAGAACGCTGCAACCTATCACTCTGAGATAAGATTTTTGAACGTGTTCTCTCCTGTAAGCAATTCCGTTAAACGTCAAAGTGCATGTTGCATCTGTTATTTTAAGGCAACGTTTTCCAGCATAGGAAACAATAAATGGAGGAGCATATAGGtatattttaggccaaaagtgATTCAGATGTGGCATACATTATTTTAAGTCAAAAGCGTTGCCATAAAATGACATAGGCCAACTCTTGAATTGCTTCTATCcctatgatataaaaaaaaatcactcagtCGAGTGATGCAAATCATACTTTCTATTCTTCTTCAAACATTGAGGAAATTGTGAAAATCTGAGTGAATCATTTATATATTCTCTGTACCGAACCAGTACGGTATGGAATTTGCTAAGCTTTTAAATCTTCTGTACCTTATGAACTGATTCTTGACAAGCCGTGTTTAATTGTCTAATATTCAATATCAATCATAATCTAACAAAACCTTCTTTTTGTTATAACCCAATTGTCATGACGTAATGaccaaattttccttttattttcatcattatgaaAAACTGATGAGTAATTATGTTAAATGGTAGAATAAGAAAACCCTCAGCTAAAACACTCCATAATGACAACCGATCTTCCATCATGACTAAGCCTTTAGAACTCAGCGACTCCACACTTGTctgatatgtttgtttgtttgtatggtgtttttacgttgcgtggaaccattggttattcagcaacagggccaacggctttacgtgacttccgagccaagtcgagagtgaacttctatcaccagaaatacacatctctcacaccttaatgaaatccccgagaatcgaactcgcgaccatcgAGGTGGTACGCAAACACCATTGCTTCTATTAATTAAATACCCCATTGcttcctctctccttttttgTTCTTAGTTCCAAACTCCCCTCCTCTGTCTTCATAAAGCCTTTGTGTCGTTTCAATAATGCACCGCCTTCTCCCGTTTCCTCGTTCTAAGCCCAGAGTTTGTCTCAATGCTTTGAAAAATGTGGTCTCTGGAGTTTTTGTTTCCTTGTGTGCCCAGTGCTTGTTaatgttagctctctctctctctctctcttctctctccttctctccctctcttcttcactctcgtctctctctctctctctctctccccgcccccTTTTTCCACACCTCTCCCCTTTTCCCCCTCTTCCTAATCTCTCTTATGGTTCACCTTTTTCACGTATATACTATTGCGtaatttttgctttcatttattgttataattatcttCACCTTCACTTATCAAATCAATGTACTATTATACTATCAATTTTTGCtttctggtttttatttttttagtcttcTACAGAAAGGCAAAAGGGGCCCAGCAGACGAAACAAGAGAAGGCCAAGAGCTGATCTACTAAGAAGGGCCAGATTCGTTGTAATAATTTAGAAGGTCTAAGACCTCATAATTAACGACCTGGTTTAGTCTCTTCCGACATAACGCACTTGACTCCACATTCTTTGTCATTTATATCTCTAAACAGACAAATTAACCTAACTGAAGATATgctttagtacacacacacacacaagcacatacacataatatatattgtaatatatatatagtattattatatataatatatttatattatatctatatatgtacatatatattatataatatatatatatatatatatattacatacatatattatatatatgtatatatagctattataatatatatatattatctatatatatatataatatatatatatcatatatatatatatggtatatattatatatactatatatatatatatatatgctatattattagGCCTTATGCAATTGTCAGCACTGGTACCCACGTgacttttaatatttaaaaatattaaggcataaatattgtttaatatccagttcactatacctcgggaatagcTTACGAATTTAGAgctgcatatacataaatatacaaaacatattttatttcctAACGTCTATCGTTTTCggagaaaaaatatagagaataaaattaaaatagaaatcaTGCAAGTACAAAAATTCAAATGCATAAATTctattattacaaaattaaaatagaaaataaaagtttctttcaagcacaaaaataaaatgtagtaTAAAGAAAAAGGCTCGCCCGTGTTAGAGGcaaaaggtaaaatgaaaaaaaattctgttgctCCTGTTCCCAAAAGGGGGTTTCATCTTAGTTCCAAAAGGGCTCTCGGCTTCAACTCCATAATGAGGGACGGAATGCACCggggagagagagcggagagagaatCAACTGGTAGCAGCAGAAGGTCATTTGTTTGTGCAGGGTCATGAATGGCGCCTAAGGTGGTTCTGCTAATGGCCAATGCTTTGTGTTCTAATTGATCTTCCATTGTTAGTTGGTTTTGCTAATAGCCTTTTCGAATTGGCATCCCGTTGTAAGTCGGACTGGGTATTGGGCTTCTCGCTCTAATCGAATTTCGATTTTCCATTAAGTTTCCCCCCAAATCATCTTCTTTTTACCGTCTAGACGGCGTTGGAAAATGAATTGTAATCATGTTCAAGCAGATCGATAGATGAGAGTACCGACCGCTTTTGATTGCTCTAAAAAAATATCCGAATCTTATTCGCTGACTTGTAGTCTAGCCAAGGCGATATCAATGGGTCCTATCGAGGGTTCTTCTCTGATTGCAGTTCTTTACTTTACGTATGTGTATAAAAGTGTGAGTNNNNNNNNNNNNNNNNNNNNNNNNNNNNNNNNNNNNNNNNNNNNNNNNNNNNNNNNNNNNNNNNNNNNNNNNNNNNNNNNNNNNNNNNNNNNNNNNNNNNNNNNNNNNNNNNNNNNNNNNNNNNNNNNNNNNNNNNNNNNNNNNNNNNNNNNNNNNNNNNNNNNNNNNNNNNNNNNNNNNNNNNNNNNNNNNNNNNNNNNNNNNNNNNNNNNNNNNNNNNNNNNNNNNNNNNNNNNNNNNNNNNNNNNNNNNNNNNNNNNNNNNNNNNNNNNNNNNNNNNNNNNNNNNNNNNNNNNNNNNNNNNNNNNNNNNNNNNNNNNNNNNNNNNNNNNNNNNNNNNNNNNNNNNNNNNNNNNNNNNNNNNNNNNNNNNNNNNNNNNNNNNNNNNNNNNNNNNNNNNNNNNNNNNNNNNNNNNNNNNNNNNNNNNNNNNNNNNNNNNNNNNNNNNNNNNNNNNNNNNNNNNNNNNNNNNNNNNNNNNNNNNNNNNNNNNNNNNNNNNTCTGCTCCCATCAATAAAAATCTGCGCTTTGAAGATTAACACCAAGTGAACAATCTTTATAAtgcttgaaaataaaattataacatttATGGGGAGAAAATTAATAAGTTAAATtggaatgaaattattttccttctcaATTTGACGAATTAATTCAATCAACGAGTTTAACAGATATgcaattatttcctttaaaagagTGAGGAATCTTGAATGAACGAAAGGGTAATTGCATATTTAAACATAATGCAATGTTCATAAGGACTGTAATTACgagcattttagttttctgtaaaagaaaactattgtctgtccgtccgccctcagatcttaacaactaatgaggctagagaggCTAACTGAAGTTATGTGTGTGTACCTATTCTACATGTAATTTTGCATACGAATTCCTTTCACTGTCTGTAGGCTATCGAATACAGATTAATTTCAACTATTATCAGAGTTTGAAGTTgtattacaaaaataatgaacatttgtaatatatatacaaattcatacatacataatacagtgtttatattataattatatataatattatatatataatatatatatatataatgatattacttatatattattaatacagtatgtatatatatatgtatatacatacatacatacatacatatatttgttatatatatatatatatatatatataatatatatatataatatatatatataatatatatatatatatataacacaaagagagagagagaggaggggttgcGGTATTACATACTGATTAAcatgatattttttattgaatacatttttatttaaagaagtGTTATAGTGAAACCTACTCAGTGTCAATTATGAAATGttaatgaaaatcttattataattgtattaaaacTCTTCCATTACCTTAATCAACCATAATTTATAATAGGTATAGATAATGACAGATCTAACCGTGATGCTTCTCTATCAGACAAACCTCAACatttggtattttaaaaatcCCACCCTGAATGATCAATTCATTTCATAGTATTATTAAGAAATGTTCAAGATTGTGGAAGTGGTAACATTAGACAACATCTATATCCCTTAATTAACTCCTCTCTCCCAATTTCCCTACAACTACCAAGGTAGTTGTTTTTGAAACTACAGTTGTGTTTACAAGAGCTTAACAATCTGTTGGTGTGAGGAACAGGCACCTGTTGTGGTGATATTTATTCACTGTTGTCTATTTCCTAAGGTTATGACCACATCCAATAAACTATTGCAATTTTTGAACCCTGTTCCGCACATTCCAATTCGTATAAACCTCAAAACTAAACCTTTTTATATAACGACTTCCTGTAACATTCGAGgtaagatattttgaaaaatggcTTTAGAAATGGTCTGAACACCATCTGAAATATTTTAGaacttttattgtaattttccccTTCCCTTAAAATCATGATATCCTTGGCTCATATCTTTGTTCGCAATGCCTGTGTTCATGAAACAGGCTTTTGAATTATGTAAATAGCATTTTTAATGATACAGGAGATGTAAGTCAAGTTTCTGTCAAATGAATACAGTAAATTTTAATTTCACGGCATTTTCTTGTTATCATGTAGCCCAGATGACGGAAACTGAAGCGATGAAACTCTGGGATGGGTACAATACTCGGAATTATTTTCAGACCttgcaataattatttttattgacactTTTCTTCAATTTCTCTACTCTACTGAGGTGAATAAATTGGCATTTCAAATTCTCTTCTAGTTGTGacagttgtttttattattaaatggttATAGACAGATTTTCAAGTGATATTACTTTTTGGAATATTTGAGAGTGGTCCGTGTTTCTCTGCTCACTATACTCTTCGTATTGCAGTTTCAGCgtatttttcataatatgtaaCTCTGCACTTTTATGACGAACGTTATTCTATAGCATTTACATAGTTCCACCTGTAATTCTAGAAGTATTTACATAATGTTGGAATTTGTATTCGTCATGCATTTCAGCCTGTTTGATCAACGCTGGTTTGAAAGCGCCACTGCCACTGATTTAGGGGATTTTGAATACTTTATGCTCCATGTATTGTGCTTTGATTAATTCCTTTATGAAAGCACATTACCATTGAGTTatgatatttgaatatatattgcaGCATGTGTTGTGCTTGGTAAAAAGACGTGTAATAGGTTGCATGTTACCATCCAACTCCCaattaaattactttttgttgagatatttgttgaaaaatgggTTTTATTTCGTGAAACTCTAGAAAAGGACCATTTAATGCATGCCTTGAAAAGATAGTCACTTTCCGTGAGGGGTTCAGAATAATTCACTTACGTAAAGTAAAATTTCCAGTGATAGATAACTGGTAACAGAATAATTGAGGATTGAAcatatgtgcatacacacaccacctacacacgcacacacattatatatatatatatatatatatatatatatatatatatatatatatatatatatatatatatatatatatatatatatatatagcgaataccacaggaaaataatagtcagaaatccaagcgctttcgtctttactcagacatcgtcaaggagttaatgaagtacaattggagataaaggtctcaggtacaaaacaagatcaagaatatcagatggttaattgtcaaaaagggtaaaaattaaaagagataatccaggattatcggatatcacacggtcacaaacctaaccgaaactacaaagtatctttacagtccaaaacatgtaaaaactgaatatattaattttgttgcttatatttatctacaactttcttcataatgaaagcatcaagtttaaataaacgaagacttaaatttagaacatttctattatttgacttgatgaaacaagattcaatgatattccttttaactgtgtcattacatgggattaaggctcttgcttgactccagttaataggatggtctcaatctctcatatgtatgaataatgcattcgatatttgcccagttctcacagaatattgatgttgcttgagacgttgtgaaagagatttaccggtctgtccgtaatagactttatcacactttttgcaaggaatttcatatatgcagcctggaagatctttaggagaatttgttATTTTGTACCTGAGAACCTTagtctccaattgtacttcattaactccttgacgatgtctgagtaaagacgaaagcacttggatttatgactattatttttcctgtggtattcacttattcatGAAATcccgtgcatctacagtgattttttaagcatatatatatatatatatatatatatatatatatatatatatatatatatatatatattatatatatatatacatatatatatatatatatatatatatatatatatatatatagtatatatatatattaatatatatagatatatatatatatatatatatatattattatgataaaattcaAGAAGTCAAGATaacccataaataaaaaaataaaaaaaacgtttttaaaGGAACGACGGTCCTCGAGGACGATATAATTCGAATAACTACATGTGAGGAGAGTTTCCTTAAAATTGAGGAGAAAACTTTATAGTCCGGAGGTTACTCTTAGGATGACATTTACACAAGATATTAAAAATAGGTCTGGGTAACTGACTGGAGTGCAGAAGAAACCGAAATAAAAAGAGCCAGCGAGGAAAAAATCTTATGGTACAGCCAGTGCAATTTTCTCCTTATGCATATTATCCGCTTTTTCTCACAGTCCTCTGGAAAATGCAGTGGTCTCTGCAATGACATCAGTTCAAgggatattttttatatgctgGCCCAGCTAAAGCCTTTTAATAAAATGGAAggcctcttttgttttttcaggTGTAATCGACTATTTGACCTCAACAGTTTTATTCCTTTACCCTCCTCAGGAttaatattaattctattttAATCTCTACATTTCTACCACAGGTCTGCAGAAAATCCCGAAAGAATATTAAACTTTAGTCAAAATAACATCCTATATTTGAGCAGTGCTGTTCGTtggaaaaaaataacttattctgGGATAAATTTACTGAAACTGCAAAGAAATTAAATTCCTTCACCACTTTTAAATTTGGTATTCTTGTTCATTTCATGCTCATTCTATTAGAAAATTGATACATAAGCCAATATGCAAAAACTTAATGAACTTCTTGCTTTCTTAATGGACGGACTCCACAACGATGTCTCTCTTTTGCTGGATGTAATC
Encoded here:
- the LOC135226209 gene encoding uncharacterized protein LOC135226209 translates to MVTPKDGRRPTFDSHRMSLYAHLLVWPYSVESGRNVASIDKEEDFLQKENPVHDVLLKDNSCCRIHLLNVPGSPTHLSTVLTSGQPNLGSNRPHASAAQPATPPSLCQNGTTASPPSLHPSSQTFLPTGPAPQKPNPPPDHPTLFQPNPTPNRPQAQHKAKPASTPSPHPSALEAKPNSQLSPTAYPPDLRPCPRSSSPTRLPTVPAVCSPTRVPTVSVALQPYPQRDGQIFSLT